A DNA window from Aspergillus nidulans FGSC A4 chromosome V contains the following coding sequences:
- a CDS encoding uncharacterized protein (transcript_id=CADANIAT00003517) gives MKALHQLIAPNASSLKESELLLEINNRGNADYCRGVKRQCLSVQRISGMDDDAAPSVRGRSFLETKWESENSRKRRKLPATTNSMDDHMISDDPQDKKDEDMAEIGESPGGTTSNGDSAVQEPEETGESPTHTPGPCAVGAAYPDMLHGEPDCLTNKECGVNVNINARDTIVQDEVRELQPTVAADGAAATENALDVGTAADEEELQPDVATVTPGGESKDTIAIPAGMSAAQESRLVRSALRSSLDGDDTALLNNFLSKAKAKREAKAAAEAEVAATIIASDSEEKELEQPLQSQKVLVEIPTPERRVLEDLDANTSSPQKSPSKPAEKNENVGDNDSASPVTRRSTRVRSLQRAVAPSLRTTLSLRRARGNEFVFLQRTEAQETALATRRNTKQNKGDALMPKFKLQELARQTPESNYSTFSDGPRKSNKPKKYVTWNEERLVEYEGDVLGSDDELAGGSQNLKATTASKPNPAERKRGAASSSRSSLSQGSLKIGASAKPAAPAAATTAPPTAARGRRVRRLGPPKPLESTVMIDSNDSASSPPSPNTAAGSTPVAQRKKLTPKSPKTSLSRTALKVPAAAAATSNTELPSLLSGGRSVKTNLLKVNAGSTPMPRRVRRA, from the exons ATGAAAGCCCTACATCAGTTGATCGCACCCAATGCGAGCAGTCTCAAGGAGAGCGAGCTCTTGCTTGAAATCAACAATAGGGGAAATGCAGATTATTGTCGCGGTGTCAAGCGGCAGTGTCTTTCAGTTCAGAGAATCTCCGGCATGGATGATGACGCAGCCCCCAGTGTACGCGGCAGGTCGTTTCTAGAAACAAAATGGGAGTCTGAAAATTCGCGCAAGCGAC GCAAACTCCCTGCGACAACGAACAGCATGGACGACCACATGATCTCCGATGACCCGCAGGACAAAAAggacgaggacatggccgaAATCGGGGAATCCCCGGGTGGGACCACGTCAAACGGGGACAGTGCTGTGCAGGAACCTGAGGAAACCGGCGAATCCCCGACGCATACCCCGGGCCCCTGCGCTGTCGGGGCAGCCTATCCCGACATGCTACATGGTGAGCCTGATTGCCTGACAAACAAAGAGTGTGGGGTGAACGTGAACATAAATGCCCGCGATACTATCGTCCAGGACGAAGTCCGCGAGCTTCAACCCACAGTCGCTGCAGACGGTGCAGCTGCTACCGAAAATGCCCTGGATGTAGGGACGGcggccgatgaagaagagctgcagccAGATGTAGCTACTGTTACTCCAGGCGGGGAAAGCAAGGATACGATAGCAATCCCAGCAGGAATGTCAGCCGCGCAAGAGTCGAGACTCGTCCGATCGGCACTACGCAGTTctctggatggagatgataCAGCACTGCTGAATAACTTTCTATCCAAGGCCAAAGCGAAACGCGAAGCCAAGGCAGCCGCAGAGGCCGAGGTGGCGGCAACAATTATTGCTTCAGATtccgaggagaaggagctggagcagccTTTGCAATCCCAGAAGGTTCTCGTTGAAATTCCCACCCCCGAGCGCCGTGTGCTAGAAGACCTAGATGCGAACACATCGTCACCCCAGAAGTCACCCTCTAAGCCAGCCGAGAAAAATGAGAACGTGGGCGACAATGACTCTGCCAGTCCAGTTACTCGTCGGAGCACGAGAGTAAGATCGCTCCAGAGAGCAGTCGCGCCGAGTTTACGGACGACCCTCTCGCTCCGTCGCGCCAGGGGAAATGAGTTTGTCTTCCTTCAGCGAACCGAAGCGCAAGAAACGGCTCTGGCAACCCGGCGTAACACCAAGCAGAACAAAGGAGATGCGTTGATGCCAAAATTCAAGCTGCAGGAGTTGGCTCGCCAAACTCCAGAATCGAATTATAGCACCTTCAGCGACGGTCCTAGAAAGAGCAACAAACCAAAGAAATACGTTACGTGGAACGAAGAACGTCTCGTCGAGTATGAGGGCGATGTGTTAGGAAGCGACGACGAACTCGCCGGCGGCAGCCAGAATCTCAAGGCCACGACAGCATCAAAGCCAAACCCCGCCGAGAGAAAAAGGGGGGCAGCCAGTAGTAGCCGCAGTTCTCTGTCGCAGGGGTCTCTCAAGATTGGTGCTAGCGCAAAGCCCGcggctccagctgcagcaactaCTGCACCTCCTACTGCAGCTCGGGGCCGTCGCGTGCGGCGGTTGGGACCACCAAAGCCACTTGAATCCACCGTCATGATTGACTCGAACGACTCGGCGtcatcgccgccgtcgccCAACACCGCTGCAGGCTCAACACCCGTTGCGCAGAGGAAAAAGCTGACGCCCAAATCGCCGAAGACCAGTCTGAGCAGGACCGCTCTGAAAGTtcctgccgccgctgccgctaCTAGTAATACTGAGTTGCCCTCACTGCTGAGCGGCGGGCGCTCAGTCAAGACAAATCTTCTCAAAGTCAATGCGGGCTCCACCCCGATGCCGAGGCGTGTTCGCCGAGCTTAA
- a CDS encoding uncharacterized protein (transcript_id=CADANIAT00003518) — protein sequence MASSPDSTHSFSDMDAGSRTPTQQIQTTSPQFAGASELSPPGSQTQPAGGIANITQGISGTEEGTEESQHPGASWMNKRAEEEYQRAMEYVIDLDWNLDEFGDPFDERDMKEKLG from the exons ATGGCGTCATCCCCTGATTCCACCCATTCCTTCTCTGACATGGACGCCGGCTCGCGCACCCCAACGCAACAAATCCAGACCACAAGTCCGCAATTTGCAGGCGCCTCGGAGCTCTCTCCGCCAGGCTCgcaaacccagccagccgGCGGCATAGCAAATATAACGCAAGGTATATCCGGTACCGAGGAAGGAACGGAGGAGTCGCAGCACCCCGGAGCGTCGTGGATGAATAAACGAGCAGAGGAGGAGTATCAGCGCGCGATGGAGTACGTGATTGATCTGGACTGGAATCTTG ATGAATTCGGAGACCCGTTCGACGAGCGCgatatgaaggagaagctgggttAG
- a CDS encoding uncharacterized protein (transcript_id=CADANIAT00003519) encodes MSTKQPTGDAWDDDWESQADRLAAEPTPPPPEKKVSSKVTKAQRRAQQLEFNRQLWAEAESPQTFHFYETTSDVPLKQDFKPTVTVLSRNPQIVARQSSAAGAAAGIAQMDLNADESDEEKPPEPTPEERQAMALRNREEKQRKYEEVRERLFGTPSAPTSGASSPRSATPPRQEGRGKGRTRGNGRDNNNRDRRDQSAASGKSKQLYDPASPSRPNSSYGRKDWQSGDKNHADQLQSPRQPIRNPRGPDGSGRGGFRAHRGAKTP; translated from the exons ATGAGCACAAAACAACCAACTGGTGACGCCTGGGATGATGACTGGGAATCGCAAGCCGAC AGACTAGCCGCTGAACCCACCCCGCCTCCACCGGAAAAGAAAGTGTCGTCCAAAGTGACCAAGGCCCAACGCCGAGCTCAGCAGCTGGAGTTCAACCGCCAACTGTGGGCCGAAGC CGAATCTCCGCAAACATTCCACTTCTACGAAACCACTTCGGATGTGCCCCTCAAACAAGACTTTAAACCCACTGTCACCGTGCTCAGTCGCAATCCTCAGATCGTCGCCAGACAATCGTCGGCCGCCGGGGCTGCGGCCGGTATTGCGCAAATGGATCTGAATGCCGATGAGTCGGATGAGGAAAAGCCGCCGGAGCCTACCCCAGAAGAACGCCAGGCAATGGCGCTGAGAAACCGCGAGGAGAAGCAGCGCAAATACGAAGAAGTGCGCGAAAGGCTGTTTGGTACCCCATCCGCGCCGACTTCTGGGGCATCCTCTCCACGAAGTGCGACTCCACCGAGacaagaaggccgaggaaAAGGTAGAACTCGAGGAAACGGGAGGGACAATAACAATCGAGACCGGAGAGATCAGTCTGCCGCGTCAGGCAAGTCGAAGCAACTCTACGACCCGGCTTCTCCATCCAGGCCCAATTCGTCCTATGGTAGAAAAGACTGGCAGAGTGGTGACAAAAATCACGCCGACCAACTTCAGTCCCCCCGTCAACCAATCCGCAACCCTCGCGGACCGGATGGTAGCGGAAGGGGTGGCTTTAGGGCACACCGAGGAGCGAAAACACCCTAG
- a CDS encoding glutathione S-transferase family protein (transcript_id=CADANIAT00003520): MPHLPRSSPLFFRAFLASTFLFLDITTHQLSLTLSHIYSNRAYKTRTMSAPKSYHTQATGAAAETVANHSKESDLKLYGSCFCPFVQRVWIALELKGLPYQYIEVDPYKKPQSLLDVNPRGLVPALRHGEWGSYESSVLLEYLEDLEVGPPLLPPGDAKLRAHCRLWTDFVNRHIVPSFYRVLQEQDQQKQIEHAHELHSSFNTLIEVADPEGPFFLGPDLSFVDVQVAPWIIRLNRVLKPYRGWPDPEPGTRWSAWVNAIEANDSVKATTSLPDLYLDSYERYAGECP, encoded by the exons ATGCCACACCTGCCACGCTCTTCCCCGCTTTTCTTCCGAGCTTTTCTTGCGTCGACTTTTTTATTTCTGGACATCACGACACACCAACTGTCATTGACTCTTTCTCATATATATTCTAATAGAGCGTACAAGACCAGGACAATGTCCGCCCCGAAAAGTTACCACACTCAAGCCACCGGCGCAGCGGCTGAGACGGTAGCGAATCACTCCAAAGAATCGGATTTGAAGTTGTACGGGAGTTGCTTCTG CCCTTTCGTGCAGCGTGTCTGGATTGCCCTGGAGCTCAAAGGCCTTCCTTACCAGTATATTGAGGTTGACCCATATAAAAAGCCTCAATCATTGCTCGATGTGAACCCAAGGGGCCTGGTTCCAGCATTGCGGCATGGTGAATGGGGGTCGTATGAGAGCTCTGTGTTGCTCGAATAT CTTGAGGATTTAGAGGTTGgccctcctctccttcctccggGTGATGCGAAGCTGAGAGCGCACTGTCGGCTGTGGACTGACTTT GTCAACCGTCACATTGTCCCTAGCTTCTATCGCGTGCTCCAAGAGCAAGatcagcagaagcagattgAACATGCACATGAACTCCATAGCTCATTCAACACGTTAATAGAAGTCGCCGACCCCGAAGGACCGTTCTTTCTTGGACCGGATCTCTCTTTTGTGGATGTCCAAGTTGCGCCCTGGATAATCCGCTTGAACCGCGTTTTGAAACCATACCGTGGTTGGCCGGACCCGGAACCAGGAACTCGATGGAGCGCTTGGGTGAACGCTATCGAGGCCAATGATAGCGTCAaggcgacgacgagcttGCCGGATCTTTATCTTGACAGCTATGAGCGCTATGCCGGTGAGTGTCCTTAG
- a CDS encoding uncharacterized protein (transcript_id=CADANIAT00003521): protein MDDLGLRSPDSLRPLQPLLSSVAENASNLAASVKHQQYNDHEDHQHEHNLEVAVEARSLQPLQSAIADYDHYELHQQKHQHQNQDQSEERQFRPEDAYGSLTNQSASLRIQRPQNTSESIFSSKEHGYLRDVASIANPPDLEAWRDRLFDVDEMIVMSEEEFRTYFPHVDNVYSHRSTQHYKRKPLVSHYWDCRLKGRPPGTPKSDDPNKKKRKRTARQRDLCDVKIKITEYFPGYAVGLGTGAGAGVGGAEGLGSAEQQQQFSLPFSPNGVGVDTPITTGESLPGVNTLLQFPSSAGSGSFVPGNPAGRGELHNQNASQSQNQPFGVLTPNPPLPEGHPGAGGQRFFTIQRVNGNGANGKNDGVSGGHRHTLEESDRVKKNSVQRFLLKEARERKKALSVTVSLFPRSILSVFTGYYRSRAPAFCMICL from the exons ATGGACGATCTGGGCCTGCGATCCCCTGACTCCCTTCGTCCTCTCCAGCCGTTACTTTCTTCCGTCGCGGAAAACGCGTCGAACCTGGCTGCCAGCGTGAAGCACCAACAATATAACGATCACGAAGACCACCAGCACGAGCATAATCTTGAAGTTGCCGTAGAAGCGCGATCTTTACAGCCTCTGCAATCTGCAATTGCGGATTATGACCACTATGAGCTTCATCAGCAAAAGCATCAGCACCAAAACCAGGATCAATCGGAGGAGCGACAGTTTCGGCCTGAAGATGCGTATGGGTCGTTGACG AACCAATCCGCATCCCTGCGCATTCAACGACCCCAAAACACCAGCGAGTCTATCTTCTCCTCCAAAGAGCACGGTTACCTCCGCGATGTCGCGTCAATAGCTAATCCACCTGATTTGGAAGCTTGGAGAGACCGTCTCTTCGACGTAGACGAGATGATTGTGATGAGCGAAGAAGA ATTCCGGACCTACTTTCCACATGTTGACAACGTCTACTCCCACCGCTCAACACAACACTACAAGCGCAAGCCTCTCGTTTCGCACTACTGGGACTGCCGCCTAAAGGGCCGACCACCGGGGACGCCCAAATCCGATGACcccaacaagaagaaacgCAAGCGGACGGCGCGGCAGCGGGATCTCTGCGACGTCAAGATTAAGATTACTGAGTACTTCCCTGGCTATGCGGTGGGGCTTGgcactggcgctggcgctggtgttggtggtgcgGAAGGGTTAGGCTCAgccgagcagcagcagcagttctCTCTACCCTTTTCTCCTAACGGCGTTGGCGTCGACACGCCGATTACAACTGGCGAGTCACTACCTGGTGTGAATACACTACTTCAGTTTCCGTCTTCCGCCGGTAGTGGTAGTTTCGTCCCTGGGAATCCAGCTGGGAGGGGAGAGCTGCACAACCAAAATgcgagccagagccagaaccagccGTTTGGCGTCCTCACGCCAAACCCGCCTCTACCAGAAGGGCACCCAGGAGCAGGTGGGCAGCGGTTTTTCACAATTCAGCGCGTGAATGGGAACGGAGCGAATGGGAAAAACGATGGGGTGAGCGGAGGGCACCGTCATACGCTCGAGGAAAGCGATCgagtgaagaagaacagcgtGCAGCGATTTCTGCTAAAAGAGGCAAGGGAGAGGAAAAAAGCATTGTCGGTGACTGTGAGTTTGTTCCCTCGTTCTATTCTGTCTGTCTTTACGGGGTATTACCGTTCAAGAGCTCCTGCCTTCTGTATGATTTGTCTGTGA